From Caldicellulosiruptor hydrothermalis 108, a single genomic window includes:
- a CDS encoding NCS2 family permease: MLENIFKLKERRTDVKTEVIAGFTTFITMAYIIFVNPSILSTTGLDKHAVFFATCIGAAVGTLIMALYANLPFALAPGMGLNAFFTYTVCLQMKYTPQQALAAVFISGIIFVIITAVGLRQAIVRSIPQSLKHAMTAGIGLFIAFIGFINSGIVVIDSGSKLPKFGDFTSAFKSLTNDPNINSAIISSRGAIVALIGLLIIGILIAKRVKGAIIIGIIIATVISFPLKIVDLSKFKFSLEAFKVSAFNFDFAGLFAAHGQGGGIGAVLLSLFAVILTFTLIDMFDSIGTFVGLADKAGMLDEKGDIPNMDRALMSDAIATIVGAIFGTSTVTTYIESAAGIEEGGRTGLTSLVTGILFILALVIAPFIGLVPSQATAPALIAVGVMMISSIKKIDFNDFEEALPAFLTIVIMPFTYSIANGISAGIIFYVLVKLLRGKAKEVHPITYILAILFILRFMIIAH, translated from the coding sequence GTGTTAGAAAATATTTTTAAGCTCAAAGAAAGAAGAACTGATGTAAAGACAGAGGTAATAGCAGGTTTTACTACATTTATCACAATGGCGTACATAATCTTTGTCAATCCTTCTATTCTTAGCACGACCGGACTTGACAAGCATGCTGTATTTTTTGCAACATGTATTGGTGCAGCAGTTGGAACGCTTATAATGGCACTCTATGCTAATCTTCCATTTGCTCTTGCACCTGGGATGGGCCTTAACGCTTTCTTTACCTACACTGTATGCCTTCAAATGAAATATACTCCACAGCAGGCATTAGCAGCAGTGTTTATATCAGGTATTATATTTGTTATCATCACAGCAGTTGGGCTCAGACAAGCAATAGTTCGTTCTATACCTCAATCTTTAAAACATGCTATGACAGCAGGTATTGGACTTTTTATAGCTTTTATCGGGTTTATAAACAGTGGAATAGTAGTAATAGACTCCGGTTCCAAACTTCCAAAGTTCGGCGATTTTACATCTGCTTTTAAGTCTTTGACAAATGACCCAAATATAAACTCAGCAATAATATCTTCACGTGGTGCGATTGTTGCTCTTATAGGACTTTTAATTATAGGAATTTTGATTGCAAAAAGAGTAAAAGGCGCAATTATTATTGGAATAATTATAGCCACAGTAATAAGCTTTCCTTTGAAAATTGTGGATTTGTCGAAATTTAAATTTTCGCTGGAGGCATTTAAAGTCTCTGCCTTCAACTTTGATTTTGCAGGTCTATTTGCGGCACATGGCCAAGGAGGCGGCATAGGTGCGGTTCTTCTTAGTCTTTTTGCGGTGATATTGACATTTACTCTCATAGATATGTTTGATAGCATCGGGACATTTGTAGGTCTTGCTGATAAGGCTGGGATGCTTGATGAAAAAGGAGATATTCCAAATATGGACAGGGCATTGATGTCTGACGCGATTGCAACAATTGTTGGGGCTATCTTTGGTACTTCTACAGTAACAACTTATATCGAAAGCGCAGCTGGTATAGAAGAAGGTGGAAGAACAGGTCTTACATCCTTGGTCACAGGTATTTTATTTATCCTTGCATTGGTGATTGCGCCGTTTATAGGGCTTGTGCCATCCCAGGCAACTGCTCCAGCGTTGATTGCTGTTGGTGTTATGATGATAAGCTCTATCAAAAAGATTGACTTTAACGATTTTGAAGAAGCTCTTCCAGCATTTTTAACAATTGTAATTATGCCGTTTACTTACAGCATTGCAAATGGTATTTCAGCAGGTATTATATTCTATGTTCTGGTTAAACTTTTAAGAGGAAAAGCAAAAGAGGTTCATCCAATAACATACATTCTTGCTATACTCTTTATTTTGAGATTTATGATTATTGCACACTAA